DNA sequence from the Alteribacter lacisalsi genome:
CTGCCTATAGTTTCACAGTAGCGTGCTCAGGGAGGAAGCTTCTTACAGCTTTACCCATTTCTTTGGTAGAAAGCACTTTTTCACCTTTACCAGCAATATCCTGTGTGCGATACCCTTGATCCAGTGTGGTTTTAATTGCTTTTTCAATTGCTGCAGCTTCTCCAGCCATATTGAAAGAATACTTCAGCAGCATGGCAGCGGAGGAGAAAGCTGCCAGGGGATTGGCTTTGTTTTCACCTGCGATATCAGGTGCTGACCCGTGCACGGGCTCATATAGGCCCGGACCTTCTGAACCTATACTTGCAGAAGGAAGCATACCCAGCGAACCCGTAATCATAGAAGCCTCATCACTTAAAATATCACCAAACATATTCTCCGTAACCATCACGTCAAATTGTGCAGGATCGCGGATCAGCTGCATTGCAGCGTTATCAACGAGCATGTGTTCAAGTGAGACGTCCGGGTATTCAGGAGCTAAACGGTCAGCTGTTTCTCTCCATAGCCGGCTGCTTTCAAGGACATTGGCCTTATCAACAGAGGTTACCTTTTTTGATCTAAAACGGGAAAGCTCGAATGCTTTCCTTAAAATCCTTTCGATCTCTGCTTCGTTATAATAAAGTGTATCAACGGCCTCAGTCCCATATTTTCCAGTTCTTCTTTCCCGCGGAGTCCCAAAGTAAAGTCCGCCTGTAAGTTCACGGATAATAAGCAAATCGGCGTTCTTTACAATTTCCGGTCTGACTGGAGATGAGTCAAGTAGTGAAGGGTAGACGTTGATGGGACGGAGGTTGGCAAAAAGCTTTAAAGCCTTCCTGATCCCGAGTAAACCAGCTTCAGGCCTCCTTGAGGCTTCTTCTTTGTCCCATTTAGGTCCACCTACTGCCCCCAGGAGAATAGCATCACTCTCCCGGCAGGCGTCTACGGTGTGCTGAGGCAGCGGTGTACCGTGTTTATCGACTGCTGCGCCTCCAATATCCTCATATTGAAAGGTGAATTCATTCCCATATTTTTCTGCTGTCTCTTCTATTAAAAGAACAGCCTCACGTGTAATTTCGGGGCCAATCCCGTCACCTGGGAGAACGGTTATCTTTTTCATTAAAGAGAACTCACTCCTTTTGCCTGTTCGCCAAAGTACTCCTTCACGTTCAGGCGATTCACTGCATCAAGGTAGGCTTTAGCGGAAGCCTCAAGAACATCGTGTTCGATTCCCCGGCCGCTGCTGGACGCGCCTTCTATCTCAATTTGAACGTATACTTCAGCTAAAGAATCAATACCGTCAGTAGTGGATTGAATGCGGTAGTCTGTAAGCGTGACCGGCTGATTCAGAATCCGGTCGATTGTGTTATAGACCGATTCTACGCTTCCTTTTCCAGTAGCGGATTCCTGGACAACGTTTCCTTCAGGCGTGCGAATTCCTATTGTAGTTGTCGGGACGACATGTGACCCATAGGAAACCTGCAGCAATTCCAATTGATAAGTTGGACTTGTTTCCTGCAGAGAGGAGTCCATCATCAGTGCAAAAATATCGTCTTCCGTGACTTCTTTTTTCTTGGCGGTCAGATCTTTGAAGGCTTTAAACAGTTTCCGGCTGTCTTTTTTATCTAAATAAATGCCAAACTCTTTACATTTTTCGTTAAAGGCATGACTTCCTGAATGTTTACCAAGTACCATTTTATTCGAAGTTAAACCGATCATCTCAGGTTCAATGATCTCGTAAGTCTGCTTGTTTTTCAGCACTCCGTCCTGGTGAATACCGGACTCGTGGGCAAAAGCGTTGGCGCCGACCACTGCTTTATTTTGAGGAACGATCATACCGGTGAGTTTCGTGACAAGTTTACTTGTGCGAACCGTTTGTGACAGATCAATCTGAGTTTCAATTTTGTAGGCATCCTGGCGGATTTTCAGGGCGACTGCAATCTCTTCAAGAGCTGCATTGCCTGCACGTTCTCCAATACCATTAATTGTGCCTTCAATCTGGCTGGCGCCACCGTTTATGGCGGCCAGAGTATTTGCGACAGCCATACCGAGGTCATCATGACAGTGGGCTGAAAGCTTTACGCGATGAATGTTCGGAACATTTTCCTGAACATATTCAAATAGTTTTCTATACTCCTCAGGAGTTGTAAAACCAACCGTATCCGGAAGGTTGATTACGGTAGCACCTGCGTCGATTGTTTTTTCAATAATTTCAGCCAGGAAAGGCCAGTCACTGCGTGTGGCATCCTCTGCAGAAAACTGGATATGGGAAAAATACTGAGATGCGTAGCGAACAGACTCGACTGCAGTCTCAATCACCTGTTTCGGGGTTTTGTTCAGCTTATATTGCATATGAACCGGGGATGTAGCGAGGAAGATGTGAATGCCCGGTTTAGCTGCCCCTTTTACTGCTTCCCGTACTGCATCGATATCTTTATGGTTCGCCCGGGCTAAACCCAGTACCGTACAATGCTTCATGTTTTCAGCTATTTGTTTTACCGATTGCAACTCCCCTTGGGAGGAGGCTGGAAATCCAGCCTCCATGATATCTACTCCATAGCGTTCCAACTGATAGGCAATTTCGAGCTTTTCATGAGATTGTAAGTTGACTCCAGCGGATTGTTCACCGTCTCTTAGCGTTGTATCAAAGATATCAACCTTTCGCATTCCCCACCATCCCTTTCTTTTTCTGCTGGACAAATGGCATTTTTTCTCGAAGCTCCCGTCCTACAACCTCAATAGGGTGCTGACTTTCTCTTTTGTTGATTGCTGTAAACATCGGACGGTGTACCTGGTTTTCAGTTACCCATCCTTTGGCAAATTCCCCGGATTGAATTTCGCTAAGGATGTTTTTCATTTCCTTCTTTGTCTCATCGGTTACTACTCTTGGCCCGGCAGTGAAATCTCCCCATTGTGCAGTATCCGAAATGGAATAACGCATACCCTCAAGACCTTCTTCATACAGGAGATCAACGATGAGTTTCAGTTCATGCAGGCATTCAAAGTAAGCTACTTCAGGCTGGTAGCCTGCTTCAGTCAGGGTTTCAAATCCGGCTTTGATCAGCGAGGTCGTACCGCCGCAAAGAACTGCCTGTTCACCAAACAGGTCTGTTTCTGTTTCTTCCTGAAAGGTCGTTTCAATAACTGCAGCACGGCCGGCACCGACACCTTTGCTGTAGGCAAGGGCGATGTCTCTGGCTTTCCCTGAGGCGTCCTGATACACAGCGAATAGTGCAGGGACTCCGCCGCCTTCTGCAAAGACACGACGGACCAGATGGCCGGGTCCTTTAGGGGCGACTAAAAATACGTCAACATCTGATGGGGGTACAACCTGATTAAAATGAATATTAAAGCCGTGCGCAAAAGCCAGGGCTTTGCCGCTGGTCAAATGTGGTTCGATCTCCTGTTTGTAGATTTCAGGCTGCTTTTCATCTGGAACGAGAAACATGATCACATCAGACTTTGCTGTTGCCTCACCTGCAGTTGTAACCGTAAAACCATCTGCTTCAGCCTTTTGCCAGGAGCCGCCATGGCGCAGCCCGATACAGACATCAACGCCGTTATCTCTGAGGTTTTGAGCATGGGCGTGACCTTGAGAGCCATAGCCGATCACCGCTACCTTTTTGTTGTTTAACTGATCAAGTGAAATATCCTGGTCATAATACATTTTTACCATGTTGAATTCTCCTCTCGGTTTTTCGCCACTTGGGCTTTTTTTCGTTATTAATCAGATTTAGCTGCAAAGTCAGGAATCTGTATTGAGAAATCAGTGATATTGATTACATCTATCTGTTTATCCAGTTGTTTCTTTATCTGTTCAACAACCTTTTCATCAGGGACATCAACTACAATCGTCATTAAAGAGCGCCGGTGGTCATCAATGGGTGCAACAGATAGACTTTCAATATTAAACCCTTTCCTGAGAAAGAGGCTCGTGACCCTGTTTAACACTCCCAGCTGGTTGGTTACGACAACGGACAATGTTCTTCTCATGGTTTCACACCATCCATTTCCTGGATTCCCTTCCCTGGAGCAATCATTGGATAAACGTTCTCATCAGGGGTTACGCGGCAATCGATAATATAGGGTTCCTGAACAGAGAGAGATTCTTTTAGAACGTGAACGAAATCCTCTTCGCAATCCACCTTGCTTCCTTTAATTCCAAATGCTTCAGCAAGCTTTACGTAATCAGGCTGGTTAGGAAGGAGAGACTCAGAGTATCGTTCGTTATAAAAGAGCTGCTGCCACTGCCGGACCATTCCCATTGATTTATTGTTTACGATTACGATTTTTACTGGAAGATTGTATTCTTTCAAAAGTGCTAGTTCCTGGAACGTCATTTGGAAGCCCGCATCACCCAGAAGGGCAACGACATTTGTGTCCCGCAATCCTATTTGAGCGCCGATTGCAGCGGGAAGTCCAAATCCCATCGTTCCCAAACCTCCGGAGGTAATCCATTTATTCGGTGTTTCAAAAGAATAATACTGGGCTGACCACATCTGATGCTGTCCCACATCTGTTGCTACGGCGGCATTTCCAGCTGTGTATTTATGAACCAGCTCAGTAACCCTCTGAGGTTTTAGTGTCTCATTGTCCTCTTTATACCAAAGCGGGTATTCTTTTTTGCTCTCTTCCAGGCTTTTTCTCCATGTCGTTGTTTCAGTTTCGACGTGAGGTTCTGACAATAGCTGTTTCAGAGATTCTCGGGCGTCACCTATTACCGGAATCTCAGTCGGTACGATTTTTCCTACTTCAGCAGGGTCTATATCCATATGAACAACCTCTGCTTTTTTGGCAAAATGTTCGAGATTTCCTGTCAGCCGGTCATCAAAACGAGCACCGACGTTAATGAGAAGGTCTGTTTCATACAGTGCCATATTGGCAGAGTAGGTGCCGTGCATACCTGCCATCCCCAGGAAAAGCTTATGACTGGCGGGGAAACTGCCTAATCCCAGCAGTGTATTGGCAACTGGAAGCTGATACTTTTCTGCAAATTGTTTGAGTTCGGCAGAAGCCTTGGCATGCAGGACACCTGCACCGGCAAGGATCACCGGCCGTTTCGCAGTTTTCAGCGCTTCGGTTACCTGTTTAATGGCATCGGGGTCAGGTTTCTGCTGTACCTTATATCCAGGAAGGTGAATGGGCTGGGAATAATCAAAAGAGCCCTTCGCAGCTGACAGGTCCTTAGGAACGTCTATTAACACCGGACCCGGCCTTCCAGTACCTGCAATATGAAAAGCTTCCTTAATAATTCGCGGCAAGTCCTTCACATCCTGAATCTGGTAACTGTGTTTAGTAATGGGCATTGAGATCCCCAGTGTCGGTGCTTCCTGAAAGGCATCGGAACCTAACGCACTGGAGTTCACCTGCCCTGTAAAAACAATCAAAGGTAACGAGTCCATCATTGCGTCAGCAAGACCAGTGACAACGTTTGTGGCTCCCGGACCGGAAGTGGCGACAACAACTCCCGGCTTTCCGGTGACTCTGGCATAACCTTCAGCGGCGTGAATCGCACCTTGTTCATGTCGGGGGAGAATATGAGGGATCCCACCGTCATACAGCGCATCGTAAATGTTTAAAGCTGCGCCTCCCGGGTAACCGAATACACACTCAACATTCTCTTTCTTCAATGCCTCTACAATCATTTTTGAGCCGGACATGATCTGACTTGTGGTTTCAGTGGTTGTCTCATTGGACATAAGAACCATTTCATCACTCCTTCCTGAATCAAAACACTTCATTTTTTCGTTTCGACAGAACCCTTGGATTATTCGGACTTTTTTGTACAACAAAACCTCTGTGGATCGGCAGAGACACACCAAAGTATTCCTTTGGTATAAATCAGAACCTGTCCGCAGAGGCTTTTTTCCTCACGGTGTACATCAATCTAGTGATGCCGGTATCGCTCGGACCAGACATGAATGTATATTATACAAGCCACCGGAACCCTAGATACCCTCCTGATGTTAAACAGTGTTTTGGCTGTTCAACACGAAATGGTTTATTAAATTTTGAGTAAGTTTAAATCCAGGCGATTAATTAGTCAAGTCCGATTATTCAGAAAATAAGGAGTGTTTGAAAGCGCTTAATCAATCGGTATGACTGCGTGTATCCGCTTACACTTTAAAGGAATAAAAGATTTTAAAAAAAATATATAAATTCTTTTTTTGGGACTGGCAGATAATTTAACAAAAAAAGACACTTTATCAAGTGTCTTTTAAAGGAGTATGATCCAAATAAATACAGCATAATAATACATTTATATGAATTATTATGAAGTTAAATCAATAAGTTAAAGAGCTCTGGATCTTTATTAAGTTCGGTGAACGAGAAGCCGTTTTTATCCATTCTACCAATCAGGGCATTATAATCACCAGGCTGTTTTAATTCTATACCTACTAAAACAGGTCCTTTTTCCCGGTTATTTTTCTTCGTATATTCAAAACGGGTAATATCATCGGTCTCACCCAGTACCTCTTGCATAAATTCCCGCAGTGCTCCTGCACGCTGCGGAAAGTTTACGATAAAATAGTGCTTTAACCCTTCATAAATCAGCGAACGTTCTTTCACTTCCTGCATACGGTCTATATCATTGTTCCCACCGCTGATAATGCAGACAATTGTCTTTCCTTTTATCTCATCGCGGTAAAAATCAAGGGCTGTAACAGGTAAAGCACCAGCTGGTTCGGCGATGATGGCATTTTCATTATATAATTTGAGGATCGTGGTGCACACTTTTCCTTCAGGTACAAGAACGATATCATCGAGCAATTCTTTCACAATATCGAATGTAATTTCACCAACCTTCTGCACTGAGGCACCGTCTACAAACTTTTCTATTTGCTCGAGTGCCTTCACATGGCCTTTTTTCAGAGACTCTTTCATGGCTGGAGCACCTGATGGTTCAACGCCTATGATCTTTGTTAAAGGAGAAGTCTCTTTGGCGTATGCTGCCACGCCTGAAGCTAAACCTCCGCCGCCAATACTCATAAACATATGGGAGACAGGCTCGTCAATTTGATCTAAGATTTCCAAACCTACTGTTCCTTGACCTGAAATTATTTTTTCGTCATCAAAGGGATGAATAAAAGTCATTTTTTCTTTACTGCAGACTTTCTGCGCTTCATTATAGGCGTCATCAAACGAATCTCCGGTAATGATAACCTCCGTCATCTGTCCGCCAAAGAAGGTGACTTGATTGATCTTTTGCCGTGGTGTGGTTGAGGGCATGAATATCTTTCCTTTTATCCCTAATTTTTTACAGGAATAAGCGACGCCCTGAGCATGGTTTCCGGCACTGGCACATACGACCCCTCGTTTGCGCTGCTCCTCAGTCAGACTTTTGATTAAATAATAAGCACCTCTGATTTTAAATGATCTTACGGGCTGCATGTCCTCGCGTTTTAAGTACACATTACAGTCATATCGCCTTGAAAGAATCTCGTCTTTCTGCAATGGTGTTTTTACTGCTGCCTCATGCACAACATTTAAGGCACTGCGTACATCTTCTGCCTGCACTTTCAAAAGTGAACGTTGGGTACGATCTTTGATGGTTTGATTCATAGCGCTCTCCTTTGTTGTTTATTTCTGAAATATCTTACTCTTTAAATTTTTAAGTTTCATTCTATCACATGAGTTGTCAAAAAAGCCACATCACTTTTCAGTGAAAATATGTAATTAACAAAATGAGTGTGTGTTCCAGGTCATTGAAGATGTATAATAATTGATGCTGAACTGCAGGATCGAGCCTCTGCCGAGCGGATTTGACTCATCCGCCGAATGAGGAGATACATACAGAAGGTTTGATACAAGCGGCGGCCATATACGTCGATGCTATCTATGAGCTTGCAAAATAATTTAAAAAGGTGCTGTTAATTTTGGCTTCACAATCCCTGCATCACGAATCACATACTCACCGCCGTCAGCTTAGGGACATGCGGATTTTTTATTTTCTTTCTTTTTTTGCTAT
Encoded proteins:
- the leuB gene encoding 3-isopropylmalate dehydrogenase gives rise to the protein MKKITVLPGDGIGPEITREAVLLIEETAEKYGNEFTFQYEDIGGAAVDKHGTPLPQHTVDACRESDAILLGAVGGPKWDKEEASRRPEAGLLGIRKALKLFANLRPINVYPSLLDSSPVRPEIVKNADLLIIRELTGGLYFGTPRERRTGKYGTEAVDTLYYNEAEIERILRKAFELSRFRSKKVTSVDKANVLESSRLWRETADRLAPEYPDVSLEHMLVDNAAMQLIRDPAQFDVMVTENMFGDILSDEASMITGSLGMLPSASIGSEGPGLYEPVHGSAPDIAGENKANPLAAFSSAAMLLKYSFNMAGEAAAIEKAIKTTLDQGYRTQDIAGKGEKVLSTKEMGKAVRSFLPEHATVKL
- a CDS encoding 2-isopropylmalate synthase, which translates into the protein MRKVDIFDTTLRDGEQSAGVNLQSHEKLEIAYQLERYGVDIMEAGFPASSQGELQSVKQIAENMKHCTVLGLARANHKDIDAVREAVKGAAKPGIHIFLATSPVHMQYKLNKTPKQVIETAVESVRYASQYFSHIQFSAEDATRSDWPFLAEIIEKTIDAGATVINLPDTVGFTTPEEYRKLFEYVQENVPNIHRVKLSAHCHDDLGMAVANTLAAINGGASQIEGTINGIGERAGNAALEEIAVALKIRQDAYKIETQIDLSQTVRTSKLVTKLTGMIVPQNKAVVGANAFAHESGIHQDGVLKNKQTYEIIEPEMIGLTSNKMVLGKHSGSHAFNEKCKEFGIYLDKKDSRKLFKAFKDLTAKKKEVTEDDIFALMMDSSLQETSPTYQLELLQVSYGSHVVPTTTIGIRTPEGNVVQESATGKGSVESVYNTIDRILNQPVTLTDYRIQSTTDGIDSLAEVYVQIEIEGASSSGRGIEHDVLEASAKAYLDAVNRLNVKEYFGEQAKGVSSL
- the ilvC gene encoding ketol-acid reductoisomerase; this encodes MVKMYYDQDISLDQLNNKKVAVIGYGSQGHAHAQNLRDNGVDVCIGLRHGGSWQKAEADGFTVTTAGEATAKSDVIMFLVPDEKQPEIYKQEIEPHLTSGKALAFAHGFNIHFNQVVPPSDVDVFLVAPKGPGHLVRRVFAEGGGVPALFAVYQDASGKARDIALAYSKGVGAGRAAVIETTFQEETETDLFGEQAVLCGGTTSLIKAGFETLTEAGYQPEVAYFECLHELKLIVDLLYEEGLEGMRYSISDTAQWGDFTAGPRVVTDETKKEMKNILSEIQSGEFAKGWVTENQVHRPMFTAINKRESQHPIEVVGRELREKMPFVQQKKKGMVGNAKG
- the ilvN gene encoding acetolactate synthase small subunit, which codes for MRRTLSVVVTNQLGVLNRVTSLFLRKGFNIESLSVAPIDDHRRSLMTIVVDVPDEKVVEQIKKQLDKQIDVINITDFSIQIPDFAAKSD
- the ilvB gene encoding acetolactate synthase large subunit: MVLMSNETTTETTSQIMSGSKMIVEALKKENVECVFGYPGGAALNIYDALYDGGIPHILPRHEQGAIHAAEGYARVTGKPGVVVATSGPGATNVVTGLADAMMDSLPLIVFTGQVNSSALGSDAFQEAPTLGISMPITKHSYQIQDVKDLPRIIKEAFHIAGTGRPGPVLIDVPKDLSAAKGSFDYSQPIHLPGYKVQQKPDPDAIKQVTEALKTAKRPVILAGAGVLHAKASAELKQFAEKYQLPVANTLLGLGSFPASHKLFLGMAGMHGTYSANMALYETDLLINVGARFDDRLTGNLEHFAKKAEVVHMDIDPAEVGKIVPTEIPVIGDARESLKQLLSEPHVETETTTWRKSLEESKKEYPLWYKEDNETLKPQRVTELVHKYTAGNAAVATDVGQHQMWSAQYYSFETPNKWITSGGLGTMGFGLPAAIGAQIGLRDTNVVALLGDAGFQMTFQELALLKEYNLPVKIVIVNNKSMGMVRQWQQLFYNERYSESLLPNQPDYVKLAEAFGIKGSKVDCEEDFVHVLKESLSVQEPYIIDCRVTPDENVYPMIAPGKGIQEMDGVKP
- the ilvA gene encoding threonine ammonia-lyase IlvA; amino-acid sequence: MKDRTQRSLLKVQAEDVRSALNVVHEAAVKTPLQKDEILSRRYDCNVYLKREDMQPVRSFKIRGAYYLIKSLTEEQRKRGVVCASAGNHAQGVAYSCKKLGIKGKIFMPSTTPRQKINQVTFFGGQMTEVIITGDSFDDAYNEAQKVCSKEKMTFIHPFDDEKIISGQGTVGLEILDQIDEPVSHMFMSIGGGGLASGVAAYAKETSPLTKIIGVEPSGAPAMKESLKKGHVKALEQIEKFVDGASVQKVGEITFDIVKELLDDIVLVPEGKVCTTILKLYNENAIIAEPAGALPVTALDFYRDEIKGKTIVCIISGGNNDIDRMQEVKERSLIYEGLKHYFIVNFPQRAGALREFMQEVLGETDDITRFEYTKKNNREKGPVLVGIELKQPGDYNALIGRMDKNGFSFTELNKDPELFNLLI